A stretch of Natator depressus isolate rNatDep1 chromosome 2, rNatDep2.hap1, whole genome shotgun sequence DNA encodes these proteins:
- the LRRC61 gene encoding leucine-rich repeat-containing protein 61 isoform X2, whose amino-acid sequence MEPWAEKGDEGENVRVTAQLLKARTGEFALESILLLQLRGLGISDLGCLGECASLEWLDLSSNAISHLGPLAALKSLAVLNLSANRVCSLEPLGACESLQSLNLAGNLLSSLQQLQGLAGLRRLESLRLHDPWARLSNPVCATGAYRSALGGLLPGLKALDGERVSGRGSELYQLCRDLDSSLERGGSGGAGSPEPPGTALPWVEEGYWERRPARHSSIMEEAYKQFNDVLRECRELSERADDTISQAERALSVRSDPSSYVF is encoded by the coding sequence ATGGAGCCCTGGGCGGAGAAGGGGGACGAGGGCGAGAACGTCAGGGTCACCGCCCAGCTGCTGAAGGCCAGGACGGGCGAGTTCGCCCTGGAGTCCatcctgctgctccagctgcggGGCCTGGGCATCTCGGATCTGGGCTGCCTGGGCGAGTGCGCCAGCCTGGAGTGGCTGGACCTCTCCAGCAACGCCATCTCCCACCTGGGCCCCCTGGCTGCCCTCAAGTCCCTGGCCGTCCTCAACCTCTCGGCCAACCGCGTCTGCAGCCTGGAGCCGCTCGGCGCCTGCGAGAGCCTGCAGAGCCTCAACCTGGCCGGCAACCTGCTGagcagcctgcagcagctgcagggcctgGCGGGGCTGCGCCGGCTGGAGAGCCTGCGTCTGCATGACCCCTGGGCCCGCCTCAGCAACCCCGTCTGCGCCACCGGGGCCTACCGCAGCGCCCTGGGGGGCCTGCTCCCCGGCCTCAAGGCCCTCGACGGCGAGAGGGTCTCCGGGCGCGGCAGTGAGCTCTACCAGCTCTGCCGGGACCTGGACAGCTCCCTGGAGCGGGGCGGCAGTGGCGGGGCGGGCAGCCCGGAGCCGCCGGGCACGGCGCTGCCCTGGGTGGAGGAGGGCTACTGGGAGCGGAGGCCGGCTCGGCACAGCTCCATCATGGAGGAGGCCTACAAGCAGTTCAACGACGTGCTGCGGGAGTGCCGGGAGCTGAGCGAGAGGGCGGACGACACCATCTCCCAGGCGGAGCGGGCCCTGAGTGTCCGCAGCGACCCCAGCTCCTACGTGTTCTGA
- the LRRC61 gene encoding leucine-rich repeat-containing protein 61 isoform X1, translated as MLPVKKSKLQKRRTVGSSAMLSPGVCATLPRAVAEHAVGAFPFAIAGTADAHLRHLPLGSDHEHVPEIEIKLEFSDEEEEGHESGKLGFVAACGEGSHEKRKAELAPQGAGSQPRVTAGWQPPSSMLDVDKALLEGWAAKRTTPPAFGLPVRTRRRKTTSEVWQFFSPDASDPCRAICTLCQASIGRGKLRGHCNTTALKRHLEGKHPLEWGQRKRAGGRAQEEEENEEEEEEQMAKGFPLQDTVFGTSHALCSRTQALSSAPPQVPQGAPRFRYVISDSSEEEEEEEGQGRAGTTVTDSSPESSEEESRESSKLLPQGRGMGRKGSVQAGHCKPDLATPNLEMLVGQGLPKSGQLSCPNHPLVPPGTKRRKSTSAVWQFFYIDCSNVCRAVCTLCQASVSRGKLGSHFGTSALMRHLEGKHPLEWGRGRAAGASATPPGSTRSERLSLGPAEDEEPVEDLSLTSPIASDPLRLPCISPGGAPVPLRDSWQSEAPPEGKAGEALPTSAAPLLPSKNQAGLAERCEDVPGKYTSNHPQAQAWNRSIAELLCGMALPCSFVSAKPFHQFMAQADPRYHVPSPAFFSRKAVPQLRQAVGLRLALELQQASVSRVHLSAHMWAQGPAGAYLALAAHWLAPHSESGQPQPCSRRRQAVLCVRALQEEQALGGMQQVLAEQLQLWLAQNSLSPGFLVSGGSPGVEQAAKDGGHTHIPCFAHCLSQLVLGFLRLHRSIEGMLGAARAICAHFARSPEARRGLAELQRQHGLAPRRLKQEATASWASTYYMLERLLALQPAVQEYVGKCRVGEAGPALSAPQWTLMRRLVELLQPFEMAVREASAAEASLSQVLPQVRYLHIFLQQIRLRFESQAGEGAGSAVRLAESLALQLSSEPRLSEMFHRQEYVLATLLDPRFKGRMDAILPLGSDLDHWKQLLVRKVKELLASPSGCPSSPWNAQPGKAFCVDTALQPLEAEPGPGEPHQDRGLSGMGSAVPPLIQKEKTLTEHLESVGLLASEGRGASLPTESHLACVMVERYLCDNQTIGAREDPLGYWEKRHWLWPALAKLAMLYLSCPPSGAFSERIFTAPDSPFSERRPPQEESAEHLVFLRANLGNFPDYRPSPLICSENDSAGSSSGEEGTRPA; from the coding sequence ATGTTGCCGGTAAAGAAAAGCAAGCTGCAGAAGCGGAGGACAGTTGGCAGCTCGGCCATGCTGAGCCCTGGCGTGTGTGCCACTTTACCGCGGGCCGTAGCAGAGCATGCCGTGGGCGCTTTCCCCTTCGCCATAGCCGGCACTGCCGATGCCCATCTCCGCCATCTGCCTCTGGGCTCCGACCACGAGCATGTCCCCGAGATCGAGATCAAGCTGGAGTTTagtgacgaggaggaggagggtcaTGAGAGCGGCAAGCTGGGATTCGTGGCAGCCTGTGGGGAAGGGAGCCATGAGAAGAGGAAGGCAGAGCTGGCCCCCCAAGGTGCGGGCAGCCAGCCTCGAGTCACGGCCGGCTGGCAACCCCCTTCCTCCATGCTGGATGTAGACAAGGCTCTCCTGGAGGGATGGGCAGCGAAGCGCACCACACCTCCAGCCTTCGGTCTCCCTGTCCGCACCCGGCGCCGCAAGACCACCTCCGAGGTGTGGCAGTTCTTCTCCCCGGACGCCAGCGACCCCTGCCGGGCCATCTGCACCCTGTGCCAGGCTAGCATTGGGCGCGGCAAGTTGAGGGGCCACTGCAACACCACTGCCCTCAAGCGCCATCTGGAGGGCAAGCACccgctggagtgggggcagaggaagagagcagggggcagggcccaggaggaggaggagaatgaggaggaagaggaagagcagaTGGCGAAGGGGTTTCCCTTGCAGGACACTGTGTTTGGCACCAGCCATGCTTTGTGTTCCCGCACCCAAGCCCTCAGCAGTGCGCCCCCCCAAGTGCCCCAGGGTGCCCCCCGCTTCCGGTACGTGATCAGCGACTccagtgaggaagaggaggaggaggaggggcagggaagggcaggcACCACAGTCACTGATTCCTCCCCAGAGTCCAGCGAGGAGGAAAGCCGTGAGAGTAGCAAGCtgctgccccagggcagggggatgggcaGGAAGGGCAGCGTCCAAGCAGGGCACTGCAAGCCGGACCTGGCCACACCCAACCTGGAGATGCTAGTGGGCCAGGGGCTCCCCAAGTCCGGGCAGCTCAGCTGCCCCAACCACCCACTGGTGCCACCAGGCACGAAGCGCCGCAAGTCCACCTCGGCCGTCTGGCAGTTCTTTTACATCGACTGCAGCAATGTGTGCCGCGCTGTCTGCACCCTGTGCCAGGCCAGCGTTAGCCGTGGCAAACTGGGCAGCCACTTCGGCACCTCGGCCCTCATGCGCCACCTGGAGGGCAAGCACCcgctggagtgggggcgggggagggctgcTGGCGCCTCTGCCACTCCTCCCGGCAGCACCCGGTCCGagaggctgagcctggggccGGCAGAGGACGAGGAGCCCGTGGAGGACCTGTCTCTCACCTCGCCCATAGCGTCGGACCCCCTGAGATTGCCCTGCATCAGCCCTGGCGGGGCCCCAGTTCCCTTGCGTGACAGCTGGCAGAGTGAGGCGCCTCCCGAAGGCAAGGCGGGCGAAGCCCTGCCCACCTCAGCTGCCCCGTTGCTCCCAAGCAAGAACCAAGCCGGCCTGGCTGAGCGGTGCGAGGATGTGCCAGGCAAATACACCTCCAACCACCCACAAGCGCAGGCCTGGAACCGCAGCATTGCCGAGCTGCTCTGCGGcatggccctgccctgctccttcgtCTCAGCCAAACCCTTCCACCAGTTCATGGCGCAGGCTGACCCGCGCTACCACGTTCCCTCGCCGGCCTTCTTCTCCCGCAAGGCAGTGCCCCAGCTGCGCCAGGCTGTCGGCCTGCGCCtggccctggagctgcagcaggcCAGTGTCAGCCGGGTGCACCTCAGTGCCCACATGTGGGCCCAGGGGCCGGCAGGGGCGTACCTGGCGCTGGCAGCGCACTGGCTGGCACCCCACTCGGAgtcaggccagccccagccctgcagccggCGCAGGCAGGCGGTGCTGTGCGTGCGGGCTCTGCAGGAGGAGCAGGCGCTGGGTGGCATGCAGCAGGTGTTGGCTGAGCAGCtccagctgtggctggcccagaaCTCCCTGAGCCCCGGCTTCCTGGTCTCGGGCGGCAGCCCTGGCGTGGAGCAGGCCGCGAAGGACGGTGGCCACACCCACATCCCCTGCTTCGCTCACTGCCTGAGCCAGCTGGTGCTGGGCTTCCTGCGGCTCCACCGCAGCATCGAGGGCATGCTGGGGGCGGCCCGCGCCATCTGCGCCCACTTCGCCCGCTCCCCGGAGGCCAGGAGGGGGCTGGCGGAGCTGCAGCGGCAGCACGGCTTGGCCCCGCGCCGGCTGAAGCAGGAGGCCACGGCGAGCTGGGCCTCCACCTACTACATGCTGGAGCGGCTGCTGGCGCTGCAGCCGGCTGTGCAGGAGTACGTGGGCAAGTGCCGGGTGGGTGAGGCTGGCCCGGCCCTGAGCGCCCCCCAGTGGACGCTGATGCGCCGCCtggtggagctgctgcagcccttcGAGATGGCCGTGCGGGAGGCGAGTGCGGCCGAGGCCTCCCTGAGCCAGGTGCTGCCGCAGGTGCGCTACCTGCACATCTTCCTGCAGCAGATCCGCCTGCGCTTCGAGAGCCaggccggggagggggccggCTCCGCCGTGCGGCTGGCCGAGagcctggccctgcagctctccaGCGAGCCCCGGCTCAGCGAGATGTTCCACCGCCAGGAGTACGTGCTGGCCACGCTGCTCGACCCCCGCTTCAAGGGCAGGATGGATGCCATCCTGCCGCTGGGCTCCGACCTCGACCACTGGAAGCAGCTGCTGGTCCGGAAGGTCAAGGAGCTCCTGGCTTCACCCAGCGGCTGCCCTTCCTCTCCCTGGAACGCCCAGCCGGGCAAGGCCTTCTGCGTGGACAcggccctgcagcccctggaggcAGAGCCGGGGCCAGGGGAGCCCCATCAGGACAGGGGGCTGAGTGGGATGGGCTCTGCGGTGCCTCCACTGATCCAGAAGGAGAAGACCCTGACTGAGCACCTGGAGAGCGTGGGGCTGCTGGCCTCTGAGGGCCGTGGGGCCTCCCTCCCCACCGAGAGCCACTTGGCCTGTGTGATGGTGGAGAGGTACCTGTGCGACAACCAGACCATCGGGGCCCGGGAGGACCCGCTGGGGTACTGGGAGAAGCGGCACTGGCTCTGGCCGGCCTTGGCCAAGCTGGCCATGCTCTACCTGTCCTGCCCGCCCTCGGGGGCCTTCTCGGAGCGCATCTTCACTGCCCCAGACAGCCCCTTCTCCGAGAGGCGCCCCCCGCAGGAGGAGAGTGCGGAGCACCTCGTCTTTCTGAGAGCCAACCTGGGGAACTTCCCCGACTATCGCCCATCGCCCCTCATCTGCTCGGAGAACGACAGCGCGGGCAGCAGcagcggggaggaggggacccGGCCGGCTTAG